In Janthinobacterium sp. 67, a genomic segment contains:
- a CDS encoding amino acid ABC transporter permease, translated as MISDFSWDNLQFLLEATRWTIGLSLIVFVTGGIAGFAVALLRTARSPFLRCISALYIQLVQGTPVLIVLFLTYYGLALFGYKLSPVIAAGAAMTIFASAYLGEIWRGCIEGVQRQQWEASAALALNRYQQLRYVILPQALRHSLPPTVGFMVQIIKNTSITSIIGVVELTRAGQLVSNATFLPFIVFPIVALIYFAMCYPLSRYSHSLERKFHAHR; from the coding sequence ATGATCAGTGATTTTTCCTGGGATAACCTGCAATTCCTGCTCGAGGCCACGCGCTGGACCATCGGCCTGTCGCTGATCGTCTTCGTCACGGGCGGCATCGCCGGCTTCGCGGTGGCGCTGCTGCGCACGGCGCGCAGTCCGTTCCTGCGCTGCATCAGCGCGCTGTACATCCAGCTGGTCCAGGGCACGCCCGTGCTGATCGTGCTGTTCCTCACCTATTACGGCCTGGCGCTGTTCGGCTACAAGCTGTCGCCGGTCATCGCGGCCGGCGCGGCGATGACGATCTTTGCCAGCGCCTACCTGGGCGAGATCTGGCGCGGCTGCATCGAAGGGGTGCAGCGGCAGCAGTGGGAAGCATCGGCCGCGTTGGCGCTGAACCGCTACCAGCAGCTGCGTTACGTCATCCTGCCGCAGGCGCTGCGCCATTCGCTGCCGCCGACGGTGGGCTTCATGGTGCAGATCATCAAGAACACTTCGATCACTTCGATCATCGGCGTGGTGGAACTGACGCGGGCAGGGCAACTGGTCAGCAATGCGACCTTCCTGCCGTTCATCGTCTTCCCCATCGTCGCCCTGATCTACTTCGCGATGTGCTATCCGCTGTCGCGCTACAGCCATTCACTGGAAAGGAAATTCCATGCCCATCGTTGA
- a CDS encoding amino acid ABC transporter permease: MPYEFHFELVMQSLDRLLWGAALTIRLSALSMVLGLAVGVCAAVILKNGPAYARAVVRAYVEIIRSTPFLVQLFIIYFGLPSLGLQLDANGAALVAMTVNLGAYAAEIVRAGIGAVHPSQLEAAQALGMTRWQMMRHVVLLPALEKVYPALASQFTLMMLASSVVSAISAEELTAAAHLLDSETFRSFEIYIVVMVLYILLALLFRFSFWVLGQIVFKRRRRLGAARMGA; this comes from the coding sequence ATGCCGTATGAATTTCATTTCGAACTTGTCATGCAATCGCTGGACCGCCTGTTGTGGGGCGCGGCGCTGACGATACGCCTGAGCGCCTTGTCGATGGTGCTGGGGCTGGCGGTGGGCGTGTGCGCCGCCGTCATCCTGAAGAACGGTCCCGCCTATGCCCGCGCGGTGGTGCGCGCCTATGTCGAGATCATCCGCAGCACGCCGTTCCTGGTGCAGCTGTTCATCATCTACTTCGGCTTGCCGTCGCTGGGCCTGCAGCTCGACGCGAACGGCGCCGCGCTCGTCGCCATGACGGTCAACCTGGGCGCCTATGCGGCCGAGATCGTGCGGGCCGGCATCGGCGCCGTGCATCCGTCGCAGCTCGAGGCGGCCCAAGCCCTGGGCATGACGCGCTGGCAGATGATGCGCCACGTGGTGCTGCTGCCGGCGCTGGAAAAAGTCTATCCCGCGCTGGCCAGCCAGTTCACCTTGATGATGCTGGCCTCGAGCGTCGTGTCGGCCATTTCCGCCGAGGAGCTGACTGCCGCCGCCCACCTGCTCGACTCGGAAACCTTCCGCAGCTTCGAGATCTACATCGTCGTGATGGTGCTGTACATCCTGCTGGCCCTGCTGTTCCGCTTCAGCTTCTGGGTGCTGGGCCAGATCGTCTTCAAACGCCGCCGCCGTCTGGGCGCGGCGCGCATGGGAGCATGA
- a CDS encoding transporter substrate-binding domain-containing protein, with protein sequence MKMTTLFYAKIVACALAATCALGAAADAGAQTLGDLIKKGKLTIGVVSGTPPFGSIDAKGVPVGYDVDVANLIGKYLNLPVEIVPLTAPSRVPSLESGKVDFLVATLAPTPERAKTLMFTMPYSAFELAIVAPVGGKFKALADLKGKKVGVTRGTTNDTALSRMAPAGTSIVRFEDDATVTQALLSKQVDAVSIPSTMALDIIKTRGAGKIEVRFSYSLQPNSMAVRRGDFELHQWLNNFIYYVKLNGELDAIARKWSGAPLPALPTF encoded by the coding sequence ATGAAGATGACGACACTGTTTTACGCGAAAATCGTGGCCTGCGCGCTGGCAGCAACGTGCGCCCTGGGCGCGGCGGCCGATGCCGGCGCCCAGACGCTTGGCGACTTGATCAAGAAGGGCAAGCTGACCATCGGCGTCGTCAGCGGCACGCCGCCGTTCGGCAGCATCGACGCCAAGGGCGTGCCCGTCGGCTATGACGTCGACGTCGCCAACCTGATCGGCAAATATCTGAACCTGCCCGTGGAAATCGTCCCGCTGACGGCGCCGTCGCGCGTGCCGTCGCTGGAATCGGGCAAGGTCGACTTCCTCGTGGCCACCCTGGCGCCCACGCCGGAACGGGCCAAGACCCTGATGTTCACCATGCCCTACAGCGCCTTCGAGCTGGCCATCGTCGCGCCCGTCGGCGGCAAATTCAAGGCCCTGGCCGACCTGAAGGGCAAGAAGGTGGGCGTGACGCGCGGCACCACGAATGACACGGCGCTGAGCCGCATGGCGCCGGCCGGCACCAGCATCGTGCGTTTCGAGGATGACGCCACCGTGACCCAGGCCTTGCTCAGCAAGCAGGTCGACGCCGTTTCGATCCCCAGCACGATGGCGCTCGACATCATCAAGACGCGCGGCGCGGGCAAGATCGAGGTCCGCTTCTCCTACTCGCTGCAACCGAACTCGATGGCCGTGCGCCGCGGCGACTTCGAACTGCACCAGTGGCTCAACAACTTCATCTACTACGTCAAGCTGAACGGCGAACTCGATGCCATCGCGCGCAAGTGGAGCGGCGCGCCGCTGCCGGCGCTGCCGACCTTCTGA
- a CDS encoding LacI family DNA-binding transcriptional regulator, producing MDSVRSIKKTAVGEPARPVTIAQVAREAGVSKTSVSRFLGGELDALSENIRQQITSTIARLGYQPNQMARGLKRGRTRLIGMVVADMLNPYTVAVLQGVEAACQQHGYTLILCNTGNDEQRERQSLAALRSYSVEGLIVNTQGRNIESSDLQQAEMPIVLVDRRIEGADFDLVGLDNVQAGRLATAHLIEQGFDAIAFVAPPLTGVSSRLMRADGFQAVMAEHPGCVGEVLAVDLDDRPSIDAQVRQCLAQWRGRRVALLASNGMVALELALMLQRLALRMPQDVGLLGFDELPWSPLAGLSTIEQQTYEIGFSAMTCMLSRLQGEQCPPREVLLPGKLIVRNSTRGGD from the coding sequence TTGGATTCAGTACGCAGCATTAAAAAGACAGCCGTCGGCGAACCGGCCCGGCCCGTGACCATCGCCCAGGTGGCGCGCGAGGCGGGCGTGTCGAAGACGAGCGTGTCGCGCTTTCTCGGCGGCGAACTCGACGCCCTGTCCGAGAACATCCGCCAGCAGATCACCAGCACCATCGCGCGCCTCGGCTACCAGCCGAACCAGATGGCGCGCGGTCTCAAGCGGGGCCGCACGCGCCTGATCGGCATGGTCGTGGCCGACATGCTCAATCCCTACACCGTGGCCGTGCTGCAAGGCGTGGAAGCGGCTTGCCAGCAGCATGGTTATACCTTGATTTTGTGTAATACCGGCAACGACGAACAGCGCGAACGGCAGTCGCTGGCCGCGCTGCGCTCGTACAGCGTGGAAGGGCTGATCGTCAACACGCAGGGACGCAACATCGAGTCGTCCGACTTGCAGCAGGCGGAAATGCCCATCGTGCTGGTCGACCGCCGCATCGAGGGCGCCGATTTCGACCTGGTGGGCCTGGACAATGTGCAGGCGGGCCGCCTGGCCACGGCGCATCTGATCGAACAGGGTTTCGACGCCATCGCCTTCGTCGCACCGCCCTTGACGGGCGTCAGTTCGCGCCTGATGCGCGCCGACGGTTTCCAGGCCGTGATGGCCGAGCATCCGGGCTGCGTGGGCGAAGTGCTGGCCGTGGACCTGGACGACCGGCCTTCCATCGACGCGCAGGTGCGGCAATGCCTGGCGCAGTGGCGCGGCCGCCGCGTGGCGCTGCTGGCCTCGAACGGCATGGTGGCGCTGGAACTGGCGCTGATGCTGCAGCGCCTCGCATTGCGCATGCCGCAGGACGTGGGCTTGCTGGGTTTTGACGAATTGCCGTGGTCGCCGCTGGCGGGCCTGAGCACGATCGAGCAGCAGACGTACGAGATCGGTTTTTCGGCGATGACGTGCATGCTGTCGCGTTTGCAGGGCGAGCAATGTCCGCCGCGCGAAGTGTTGTTGCCGGGCAAGCTGATCGTGCGCAACTCCACCCGGGGCGGCGACTGA
- the ppnN gene encoding nucleotide 5'-monophosphate nucleosidase PpnN, whose translation MEHDVIDTLVSPEGRLDVLSKTEVNKLLDTSQGGLYNTFRRCALAVLNCGSTIDDGRALLERYQSFEISIIQRERGIKLDIKGAPAIAFVDGKMIKGIHEHLFAVLRDIIFVSDEVTGNPKFDLHSTEGVTDAVFHILRNANVLQTQLNPNLVVCWGGHSINRAEYNYSKEVGYQLGLRGLDICTGCGPGAMKGPMKGATIGHAKQRLHNGRYLGITEPGIIAAESPNPIVNDLVIMPDIEKRLEAFVRAGHGIVVFPGGAGTAEEILYILGILLHPDNAEIPFPLIFTGPETSREYFVQINQFIHDTLGPEAQQRYKIIIDDPELVAREMLEGIRQVREFRKAHSDAYYFNWLLKIDHEFQKPFQPTHENMRNLSLHKNQPTHLLAAQLRRAFSGVVAGNVKDDGIRSIEKHGNFEIHGDKSIMGPMDALLASFVAQHRMKLAGTAYVPCYTVIQ comes from the coding sequence ATGGAACACGACGTTATCGATACTCTGGTTTCACCGGAAGGCCGCCTGGACGTGCTCTCCAAGACTGAAGTCAACAAACTGCTCGATACCAGCCAGGGCGGCCTCTACAACACCTTCCGCCGCTGCGCGCTGGCGGTCTTGAACTGCGGCAGCACCATCGACGATGGCCGCGCCCTGCTGGAGCGCTACCAGTCGTTTGAAATCTCCATCATCCAGCGCGAGCGCGGCATCAAGCTCGACATCAAGGGCGCGCCGGCCATCGCCTTTGTCGACGGCAAGATGATCAAGGGCATCCACGAGCACCTGTTTGCCGTGCTGCGCGACATCATCTTCGTCAGCGATGAAGTGACGGGCAATCCGAAATTCGACTTGCACAGCACGGAAGGCGTGACGGACGCCGTCTTCCACATCCTGCGCAACGCCAACGTGTTGCAAACCCAGCTCAACCCGAACCTGGTCGTGTGCTGGGGCGGCCACTCGATCAACCGCGCCGAATACAATTATTCGAAGGAAGTGGGCTACCAGCTGGGCTTGCGCGGCCTCGACATCTGCACCGGCTGCGGCCCGGGCGCCATGAAGGGCCCCATGAAGGGCGCCACCATCGGCCACGCCAAGCAGCGTTTGCACAATGGCCGCTACCTGGGCATCACGGAGCCGGGCATCATCGCGGCCGAGTCGCCGAACCCCATCGTCAATGACCTCGTCATCATGCCGGACATCGAAAAGCGCCTGGAAGCGTTCGTGCGCGCGGGCCACGGCATCGTCGTCTTCCCCGGCGGCGCGGGCACGGCCGAAGAGATTCTGTACATCCTCGGCATCCTGCTGCACCCGGATAACGCCGAAATTCCCTTCCCGCTGATTTTCACGGGTCCGGAAACGTCGCGCGAATACTTCGTGCAGATCAACCAGTTCATCCACGACACCCTGGGCCCGGAAGCGCAGCAGCGCTACAAGATCATCATCGACGACCCGGAACTGGTGGCGCGCGAGATGCTCGAAGGCATACGCCAGGTGCGCGAATTCCGCAAGGCGCACAGCGACGCGTATTACTTCAATTGGTTGTTGAAGATCGATCACGAGTTCCAGAAGCCGTTCCAGCCCACGCATGAAAACATGCGCAACCTGAGCCTGCACAAGAACCAGCCCACGCACTTGCTGGCAGCCCAGCTGCGCCGCGCGTTTTCGGGCGTGGTGGCGGGCAACGTCAAGGACGACGGCATCCGCTCGATCGAAAAGCACGGCAACTTCGAGATCCATGGCGACAAATCCATCATGGGCCCCATGGATGCGCTGCTCGCTTCCTTCGTGGCGCAGCACCGCATGAAACTGGCGGGCACGGCGTACGTGCCTTGCTATACAGTCATCCAGTAA